The Procambarus clarkii isolate CNS0578487 chromosome 18, FALCON_Pclarkii_2.0, whole genome shotgun sequence genome segment TAAAATGGTCATACCAAAAACTTGTGATCCTCTTTATGCAATGGGGCTCAGAATTGCAGCTTGAACACGTTGTAGTTTTCCGACTCGTTTGCGCCTATAATTGAAACGAGATGGAACTCATTGCCTAAACTTGTCTTCAAAAGTTTACTGAATAATTTCAATATCCACTAAAGATCAAAATAAACGTTCGAATCAGTTTTGTATTACTGGTCATAAAACAGAACCTATTACAAATTATACTGCATATCATATGATTTGGTAATTAGAAATTATTCATATAGTgtctaaaaatgataaaaaataaaaaattaaagatTCACTCTCACTCTTTAGCTCTTGTACAAAGCGTTTGTATATCTGGGTGAATGCACGAATACAGAACGAGTGAAAACTTATTATCTTCGTTTATCACTGaacaaaaattgaaaaaaaaaaacttggaaaacgtcttTAGCATATTGCATCTTTTCCAGACGGCGACCAGCGCGCAAATTATCTGTCTACTAATTAGGTTTCAAGGCACTTTTATCGTACAGCATAAAAACGACCTCACTGACATTTTTAATTAACATTAAAATATATAGATGAACTGTGACATTTTATCACTACACAGCCACCGAGTTAATCACACTTCAGGCTTGCCTTTCAAGGAGATGCAGACTTAACATTTCACGGTAAAGCCCACTAGCAACTATATAttcttattatatttattttaatatatgtgaacatCAATTCACATATATTAACCTTTATTATATCTGGTCAGAAGACGTCCTAGTACGGTTCTCGAGCATATTAGGAAGTATACAATATTCCAGCTATTGTGTACAATAGCCTCTCACACATTAATGAAAATAAGTGAATCTCACGGTAGTTCTTTCCAGTAAATGCGCCATAGTTTAATAAGCTACTACAATTATTGTTGCTAAAACAATTATAACGAATAATTTTTATAAACATCAGTAAATACCGTTCATGGTTTGGATGACATTTGACTCACAGGCTAACCAGCTCGTACACGAATACATTCACTGACTAACAAACTCTCAGTCTAATAGATTTTCAGACTAACAATTAAAATCTCACAGACTCACTAAAGAGTAGAGTAATAATCTCTGAGTGAGGCGCTAATTAACATTCCTGGCTAAGCGCCACCATGGAGAAAATCAAGTTAAGTGCACTTTTCCAACTTTTTTGTTTTCGAGACATAATACTTGACCGAGAGAGCAAACATTCTCTTAGGGTCGAAAATCTCATTGTCCTCCTACGTATTCAGCTCCCCTGGAGCTAAAACAGGGAAAGCCCAAAGATTTGTATATCTTTCTGTCATACATTCCAATCCTGCACGAGCAATACAGCCACTTTTAATTGTCCAACGTGAAGCTGCAGCTGAACAAACACATGACGAATATGAGACAGATGTCGACAACGACCTGCTGGATTAAAACATTGTTATCTCGTGTATTAAATGCTATATATATTTAATCCCAACTTTACTTCCTTACACCCATTAACGTAAACATAAAATGCCTTTTACTTTCACCAATTTTAATGTTTTATTACAAGCGTTTCTGGATTCAGAGATATGGCTTTTTGTACAGGGAATTTCTGGGTTTTGTCGTTTATTATCTGGCATGGTCCTTAGCCAAATATGATATTAATAATTAAACGCCTCTAACTTCCTAATAAACTAACAGCTTCATGCTCCAAGACGAAGTAACTCTTAAAGGCTCATAGGCAGACTGACACTTACAGACTCACAGACAGACTGTCACAGACTCACAAACAAATTAACAATTACAGGCACACAGAAGACAAACACTTTTAGCTCACAGACTAGCCCTTAAAGACATAATAGCACCTACAGGTACACAGATAAATAGCAAAAATCTTTAAGTTGTGTTTTTTTTCATTGCTTGAATAACAAATATTCAATATCTCAAAATCAGCTAATATCCAAGTATCatttcttttctttcagaaatTTGGTACGTGTTTTTAAAGCAATTTATATGTATTTACAGTAAATATTTAACCCGAGACTAACAGGATAGAAATAATTCATCTTTACCTCGCACagaaaaaacatgtattttaatGCTCTTAAATATGAATTTTGGTTATCtgtcacgcacgcgcgcgcacccacacacacacacacacacacacacacacacacacacacacataagcctactatgacagagcccagtaggcccaggaatctgtacagcagttgagaggcagttgagaggcgggtccaaagagccaaagctcaacacccgcaagcacaaataggtgagtacaaataggtgagtacacacacacacacacacacacacacacacacacacacacacacacacacatcctatgggggcctgatagctgagtagaCAACGCTCTGGACTCCAAATCTTAGGGTCCGTGTtccatccccggtgatggcagaaacaaaatgggcagagtttctttcgccctggatgcccctgttatctagcagtaaatagatacctgggagttagacagctgttacgggctgcttcctggggatgtgcttGTGGATGGGTCTGGAAAAAAATTGTAAGAagttagcaacagttgattgattgacagttgagaggcaggccgaaagagcagagctcaacccccgcaagcacacccaAGTGaaatcaactaggtgaatacaaacataAATACTAAAAATGTGTCTTgttgctgagtggacagcgtttgtTGGTCGTAATCCTAATGCTCCAGGTTCGATTAAAGGCGGAGGCGGAAAAAAatcgacagagtttctttcacccttgtgcacctgttcacctagcagtaaataggtacctgagagttaggcagctgctacgggctgcttcctgggaatgtgtgtgtgtgtatgcgtgtgaatgttaaagagaaatatatgtcGTAAAttaaatagaggaaaaatagattagttagaaaggcgggttccaagcgctgagtttcgaggagcaattttctcgtcactggtgaggactctaatagcacttgcggtatttccctcttcaattttcttggtgatttgtgctctgactttgtacgtttccggtatgttgttgttaccatttctggtAACCGTTGGGGAGAGgggtcagctcaggtagtgaggttggttggttggcgagggggggagggatggggtcAGTTTGGGGGGGAGGCGAAGTATCGAGTgggctatacacatgacacacaatatacaatcatatatatgtacaccagggtatATATGACACTGAGAATATATGGGGGTGGCACtttgttgtgtgtatatatatatatatatatatatatatatatatatatatatatatatatatatatatatatatatatatatatatatatatatatatatatatataaatcggtAGAGCCTAAAATTCCATGTAATTCATTGGACTTAACCCTAATTACAATATACAAATCAGAATTAGAACGATTTTATCATGATACCTATAATAAATAAGCTAATAAACAAATATGGATTAAAATATCATTTCGGATTAAAATACTTCAGCAAGAGTAATTAGGTTATGGTTTTATATTAACGAAGATTAAGGTCGCGTTGGAAGGGCCAATTATTAATGAAGATTTTAGGTTACGTTGAAAGTGCTACATAATAAATAAGTTTAAGGTGACTTAGGAAGCGTCACCTCTTACCTATCTTCTTCCCTCTacccactctttctctctctttctatctcaaTTTTCTCTCCAAATTCCGCCTTTTCTCGTAAGCCCTCTTTCATTTCTCCCCTACCCCTTTCTTTACTCCCCTCCAGCAAtatcctcctttcctcctctccttCAATTCTCACCTTTCTCACTCATCTTCTAAactccattcctcccccccccctctccacctttctccctctctccacaTTTCTCCCTCTCTTCACCTTTCTCCTCTTCTCCCCTCAAAGCCATCTCATCTCCACACTTTCTCACCTCTttatcctctcctcctctctcccactcACTTCTCCCATCTCTCAtttctcttccttctggcattGCAATCTCCTAGTTTCCTTCCCTCTTCAAGTCTCCAACAATATGTTTAAGTATGCCGCCTTAAAATCGATTTAATACAAAAAATTATTGGTATGCAGTGACTCTTCGTCATTTCTGTTCTGATATTAAAAACCTAACGTAATCGAAAACTAAACATTTCTCCAGGTACATCTGTTTATTTCTACTGatgaatataattattttgttAACTGCATTTAGCTACATCTCCATTTATGCAGCTaccctggactatatgaaggggtgAACAGACTGTGAAAAAACTAGCTATGTGATGCTGAAAATCGCCATCACACAGGATGATTAGTTATACAAAGGCACGTGATaattagtctgcactggcaatctctgagtgcattatgaggatatcattacAAACACAGGCGTGAGTAAgttagcagtgatactaaaacgtCCCCCATCACAAATGATGgtaagtcatacagggccatatgtacaGTAGCCAGCACTAGCAAATTTtgagtgcattatgaggatatcatcaaaacaagagtgaataaggtagcagtgatactaaaagtccccatctcgtagGATGCagataacggtaacccaacctgatcctggcaaccactgtgtcgcacagtctggtggacgttctgtgctgcccataaataaaggtttcagatctgaacaaatcaaagatttttatactagtactttcaggtcgttgggagtcagtaatttctttcctatcagacctaagtagaccaatatagttttgacagtagagatgaGGATACATAGATCTAACTCaatttcatctttgttacacgctaattttgcTTCAATGGATGTCTCATTATGAAggattatatttatgtgtgatgctatccatacaaaggagattcgaaacgctttactctgtgcagcgatcaggtcatttataattggtagtatgaggtttttttgctgtcgatcttccagaagttttcgattgctcgaagagcagactttgaatcacaaaatactaTTCCAcctttaatgtttttttaatgcactggtagctagttgtagtgccgctagttctgcatgtatggaggtcagccagttgtttaacatgacactgacagtctttgtacaaatattttttctataaaacctacatgctgctgcagtccgtccagaaaGAAAAAACTACAAAACTCTATGGAAAGCATGTGCCTAATTTTATTTCGTACTTGTCGAAATAACTGTCTACTTAGTTCGCAGATGTTGCTATAGATTAAAGAATGTCACTTGGGTCGAACCCAACTGGCCTATGACAAATCTCTTCATGTTTCATGTGTGAGAGTTGAGTCAGACTAGCCCCAAACGTCTGCCTTTTAACTTCGGACAGACTAAGAGATATTCTATATTAAAGACGTAaattaagaaattaaatgaagatTAGTTGTATTGACTGATATGAAgatggggagagagaaagagaaaaaaaatatagtgagagagagagagaaaactgggtTAATATCAAGGGATTGTGCAAGCGTGACCACGGCCAGGCgtccctgtggcaaaatttccatGATTTTGGCTAATGGAGAGTTACGCGCCAGTATATTCCAACTAGCGAGGCGTTTATGGGATAAATGTTGCATTATTTTACAATCACAGTCCCTTCATCGAGGAGAGAATTTTTTTTAGCACTGTTTAAACTAGTACTTCTGCTGAGCCTCGGCTAATGAGATCTCGCGTAAAACTTCATTTAATCAGGTACAGTTGTTCGAAGGATTATTTGTGTCTTTAAGGTAAGTGGATCTCCGGAAGAGAAAGGGAAAATTTTAGCATTTCGGTTTGTTCTGGGAATGGTGTTGGTTCTCATCTAAatgattttgcacaaactcctatgCTCCTTCTTACCGCTATAGGTTATTTAATGAACTGAATCCCAATGCCCATAttcttgtcatatgtgttttaatTTGTCTAGCTGTGTTAGCTTCTGCTCATTCCCTCGAGTCATTTAATTTGTTCACTGCCATCAAGCAAATAATGGTTTCACCAACGTCACAATGCGCCTCCTTTTTCCTTTCCCCTGCCGTATACTGAATATTtcctctatattatatatattaatttcttGAGTCATATATGTGTGTAATCAAGTCTTCTCGAGTCCGACTTTCTTTCACTCGAGTTCAGTGAGCTCCTTACTTTAATCTTTGCAGTTGGGGTACGAGCCTCTTTGCATACCTATGAACTTTTGCAAGTATGCTGTAATCCTTTAGTTTGGCTTTTCAGGCTGGGTTTGCATATATCAGATTTGGCCTCATATCTGTATGCAGTAAACTGAATACTTTCTTTCGAGATTTCCGAAATGTTATCCCTCTATTTGTTTTTAACATATGGTGATCATAGTATCTTGATAATGAGAGTCTCTGATGGCAGGTTATGCATCATACAAACTCTCAGGTGTTTCTGTACTGTTTCAGGAAGTGTTCTCCGTATAATTTCATCTTGTTTAGTAAATATATTTCATTACATGCATGTATCTATGAGGAAAACGGGCATTCATATATTAGATCACAACTCGTCCTTACAAGCAACACATCAAATATTAACGTTAGGATCCCCCAACGGACAAATAACGCGGTACTGTAAATCATCGCAGCTCAGAAACAATCACTTTTTCTATGCTGAGGTCAGAAGGTTTGTTTCTGTTTAGTTCAACCGTTTTCGTTCATTGATTAAAGCCCGTTATGACAACACGAAAGGACTGAATTAGAGTAACCCTGAAGCTTATCCAGGTCCCCCGGCTTAATTTTATAATCCATCTGTGCACTTCCTGATCATCAAATTGGCGTTGATCGTTAATATTGATTTGAATGCACTATCGTATATTAAATTGGCGTATACGTGAAATATAACTTGTCAAATTGCCGAAAATTGTGGTTTCCTACTAAATATTTGCACTCCTTCTTATGCTTTTTCACTCACCATAAGCCTCTCTTTACAGGTAAAATAATCACTTATCCATGTGAGCAACCTTCCGGTTACTTTCGCTTGATGACTCAGCTTATATGGAACTGTATTAAATGCCTTCAGAAAATCTAGAAAATGCAATCTGTTCATGCTTCGCATTCCTTGTTTGACGCTGCAGCCTTTTCGTAAAACTTCACTTCGTTCATTAAACAATATTCTAAAAGATTATTTTCTAAATAACTCGAATCACAAAATTGCCTTAAACTAAAACTGATTCAGGAAGAAGTACATTTAATTTAGCATCAAGTTGAAATAGTATAACGAACAATTTATTTCAAGCCCAATTAGTTACGTATCTAAAGCGTATCTATCCAAAATACCTACAATATCTTAATAGCTtccaactaaaaaaaaaaaactcaacgtCATTTGGGCTCAAGCTCAAAATCCTCAAACCCAAAGAATCCCATATCTAGAACCTTACAAGTCCATTCAATATTAAGCCCTAATTGACTACTCTAAATACGACCATGCCCGAAAAGGCTTCATTCCAATTATAAATCACGCCAAAGTAGTCTAGTAAATATATACCAACAAATAAACTCAAACAAAAATCTCAAACACAAATTATGTTTAAACCCAAATAAACTTAAGCCTAAATACCCTTATAACTAAAATATTATTGACAGGAACGTTCAACGATGCAAAATCAAAAAATCAAACGTGAAAGAAACGATGAAATTGGCAAAAATCATCGTTTGAAAATAAGAAATTGTTATGTATTTTCTtcaatttctaaaaacttttatatatagCAATATAATATGACTGTATATTTGGATAATTTTTTCTATAGTTGATTTATTATCTTTTTATATATGGTTGAATATTTTCACTATATATGTATTCGATTAATGTGTCTAATAATTAGTTAGATAAAAAAAAgtctataaatatattatattaatacgatatataattaacaaaatagtattacatatatataatactaaTGTATTACATACGTAACAACATGTAAACATTCAAATTCCCTATGTGGCTAAAAATACAAACGAAAGTTATAGAGAAGATTAATTTAAAActtttaggtgtgtgtgtgtgtgtgtgagagagagagagagagagagagagagagagagagagagagagagagagagagagagagagagagagagagagagagagagagagagagagagacggtatcCCCCATTGCCCATGACCCAAAAAGAAGTCAATATAACCTCTAATTTTCAAAATACAGTCCTCGGTAAAAGCCCAGACATAAGCACTATGATCAACATTATTCAGGTCATATCACAACCACTGCAACCCGGGAAACAATTACCTATGCAATAAAGCGAAAGAATACAATCAGCAATAAAGCAAAAATCACGATAAGAACACACAATAAAGCATGGGAAATAGAGATAGGACAATCATAAAAGCCGTGAGCTAAGTCAAAGGGgtaaacagagacagacagagagacattgTCTGTCTCCCCAGGACGTACTCGACCACTAATTTGTTGCATGTGAAAAGGAAAATGTGTCATGTCACAACTATGATGGTGCACAATTGCACCATCATAGTGGTGCAATTGTGTAAGCAAAGTACAATTGTCCGCTACTAAAGATCAAGATGTATTGATTCGTGAAGGAATCCATTAACGGGTGCTCAAGCGAACCGTTACAGAACCCCTTAAAACCAGAATGGACATTAGCGACAATAATCGTGGACGGTAGTAACACAGAGGAGCTCTCGCTGGTGCAACCTTGGCATGGCAGTGGAGTGGATGAGCTCACACATGAAGCGGATCAATTCACTCAGTATTGTAAGACTGCAACTTTGCCATGGTTTAGGGCAACACGCACACCCACGCAAGTACAGACACGCTGAACGGAGactcaggcacacacacacacacacacacacacacacacacacagtcgtaaCTAAAACTATCATCATCCGCAGCAGCAGCGTTGCGGGACACCGCCAACTGTGATATAAACGGTAAACAAATTTTTGGTTATTGGCCGTTATGGGTACGTTCGTAAACTGTGAGagaaggagggaaagagggagtgaATAAGTGATGGAGTGTAGGAGTGATGGAGCTACAGCGGACAAGGAAAACTGACGCGGAAAGACGACAGACAGAGGACAGTTATTTAGTGTAAATTGAAGtactcaaatataaatatttattttctTAATTTACTGCAATAAGACGGTAATGTGAAAtgtagtgagaggagagagagagagagagagagagagagagagagagagagagagagagagagagagagagagagagagagagagagagagagagagagagaaagagagagagagagagagagagagagagagagagagagagagagagagattatgtaggaacactaaaaaaaaattactaTCAGCTTCACGACACATAAATGATGGACAGGCCCGAGCCTGGACCAACGACTACCCATCAAGCCGGAACACTAACATTAGGCCCTTTTTTATGGCAGAAATTtcgctaaaaaaaaaataaaaacattctCATCGGCCAAACTTTGCTCAGACCACCTAAAGGGTGATATCCCTTATCCTCTTGACTTCCGTTTGGCCTCAGCTCACCTCCAGCAGGTTCTGATACGACTTGCGATTAAACgtcagcatatatatatacacgttttTTGCAAGAAAGTTTTCATTTCACTGCTGATGTATGATGGCTTCGTATGAATTATTTCCGTAAGTTGGCAGTTAATGTTGTATCATATGCAACATGTTGCTAATCATTATTGCAGTTATTCTCATTAGTTCACGATGAATTTATCCGATTGTTTATTTAAATTAGGTTAGTGAATATATATTTTTGTCGTTATGCGTTCTTTTCCTAAAACTAAATCTGTTGCATTTTCTTTATTTTTGCCAGATTTCATCATAGCTCTTCAAATATGTTTCGCCAAGAATAATTCACTTGTGTTCCACATATTCACTCAACCCTAAAAATCTAAAAATGAAAGAAACTACGACATTTCGATcactcctgaaccattatcaaatcGTGTAATagacgacttgataatgatccaggataaTGATGAAGTGTCAAAACTTCAGCGAAATCGACGATGATTCCATATATATTCAATTCCGTAATTATATAAGCATTTCTAATACCTTCTTTTATACGAAATATTGTCTCCTTTCAAAAGTCTCCGTGTTGCATGGACGAATTCGCCTTAAATTGCTTATAATAATTCAATCTTTCTTATAATATATCTATCCTTCTCTCGTTTACTTTATTTTCGTATAATTTTTCGAAAATGATTGAAATGCAATCATTTTATAATTACTTGATTAAGCAGTTGTCCGGCATTAATTGTATGACACGATGATAAGCACAATGTTCTCAGATCAGCAGAAACAAACAAAGCCTTATGGAGACTTGTTTAATCGAGAGATGCATTAACACGCGCTCATACACACCCAAAGTTTCATATTAGGAAATTAGGAGAGAGTAGAAAAAAAACTAGTTTAAACTTTCAGTAATTTTCTCGCCACAGCGGAAATTAAGGCAGAGGCGGTGTGGCGGAGGACTGGAGCAGAGATACAATATTACTAGCAGGCACCGAGGCCTGTCCCACCCTCCTCTGTCTGCTGCTGCTTGATGAAGGCACCGAGCCCTGTCCCGCCCTCCTCTGCCTGCTGCTGCTTGATGTGGGCACCGAGGCCTGCCCTGCCCTCCTCTGCCTGCTGCTGCTTGATGTAGGCACCGAGGCCTGCCCTGCCCTCCTCTGCCTGCTGCTGCTTGATGTAGGCACCGAGGCCTGTCCTGCCCTCCTCTGCTTGCTGCTGCTTGATGTGGGCACCGaggcctgccccaccctcctctgTCTGCTGCTGCTTGATGAAGACACCGAGGCCTGTCCCGCCCTCCTCTGCCCGCTGCTGCTTGATGTAGGCACCGAGGCCTGTCCTGCCTTCCTCTGCCTGCTGCTGCTTGATGTGGGCACCGAGGCCTGTCCTACCCTCCTCTGCCTGCTGCTGCTTGATGTAGGCACCGAGGCCTGTCCTGCCCTCCTCTGCCTGCTGCTGCTTGGTGTGGGCACCGAGGCCTGTCCCAATATGATCTGCTCATGGACAAAGGTAGCAAGACCAGCTTCCTGCCAATCGGACTCACTCTTCCCTGGCCTTTGAGAACTCGTAGGTACTTTAACCTAACTCTTCTCACAACCTTCAATCTAATCAGGCTTATATTTATCACAGGTACTCATTCGACTTTCTTTCAAAGTATTCTCTCtgtcattttttttaaattttatttctAGAAATTAAGAGTTTCTCTTTTTCTCACCTTTCCCAGTTGCCGTCCACCAGCCTCCTTGTCACAGTGACCTCTCTAAGAGCGTCCCGTTTTATAAATAATATTTTGAACTTTTTCTCAGTTTTCCCACTATTTTATTTCCCTCAGGACATTATCTCTATCATTTTTCTTTTCAGTTCTTgttgttttcatatttatttaaccACTTTATATTATTGTCTCTCTCGTTCACTTTGTAAACGTTATTTGGAATGACTCATTAGTTGCGAATAAAGAAAACACTTTATTCAGTAATAAAATAGTTCGTTTATTTGAGATTTTGCTTATggcactagtttctgtaaataaatacttcattcttcgtatttcaatattattatttctgataatttatttatatattatctaAGCATTTCATGTTTATCTAACTGTATTGCATTCGTATGAatcatgtatttttttttaatcagtcatgTTAATTACTAGCTCAAAGAAGTCTGAATTCGTAGTTCTGCCCACTCCAACCAGTCAACAAAAAAAGGAACTTGGAGCTATTATAAATATTTTATCCAATTTCCTTGAGCGCTCGAGGCTCAGACCTGTAGGGAAAAGATGTTCAATGAATTAAAGAACAGAAGACAATTACAACTCATGCAGGAGAGCGAGGAACTAGAACAAAAGGGATTAAGAGAGCATCAGAGAAGCCAAGGACCACGTTAAATCCTTCAGAGGAATATCGGTAGAAATATGCCAGTGAATATATATCATGTGTCAGTGTCCGTGAATACTAAAGGAATCAGCTTCAGTATTGTGAACGTTCATTGCTGATGTTGTTAAATCTTCACTGTCCCTGATGCAAAAACAAATTATTACACCCCAAAACAAATAAGAATGAGCCTAAAAATATAAAGGCATGAAAATTAGCTAAGTTGACtgaggttaaaaaaaaaataggtgtGACGTGAACCTTATATTGAGCGAAAAATGGAACATAGGAGAAGTGATAATGACAAACATGATTTTATGAAGAATTAGCCACCTAGACAAAGACGTATTGTTGAAAATTATTAACAGCAAATCGAGGGTACATCTAAAGAAGCTTAACTCACAAACGAATAACAAATATAAAAGACAGTTTATTCTGCGAACGCCTCTTAAATAGATGGAAAGAAAGAGATGAACAAGCTGTTGAAACTTGT includes the following:
- the LOC123754612 gene encoding involucrin-like; the encoded protein is MGGKYFSHLRLGAHTKQQQAEEGRTGLGAYIKQQQAEEGRTGLGAHIKQQQAEEGRTGLGAYIKQQRAEEGGTGLGVFIKQQQTEEGGAGLGAHIKQQQAEEGRTGLGAYIKQQQAEEGRAGLGAYIKQQQAEEGRAGLGAHIKQQQAEEGGTGLGAFIKQQQTEEGGTGLGAC